ATTACATTTGGTGTTTTCAGTTCAGACAATGTCATCGCTTATTTCTCTGCATTGTATATTATTTTGGCATTCTTTCTTGATTTACTTCTTTATgcagtacatgttcatgtgtgagTTGTTCTAGGtattaatggtttttttttcccccGTCACAGATATTgattcatttttattaaaacatgcaCTAGGGCTGATCAGTTTCATAAGGGCCAATTTATTTTAGCATAATTTCCTTGCTATCACCTATACTGTTAGCATGGGATCATCTTACTTCCACCAATAAAGCTGACTACTGTTGTACGGTTAAAAAAAACTCTGATATcgcattaaacaaaaatgaaataaatacgaTATTATGTATTTCCTCGCTTCCAAAACCGTTTCATTGATTCTGTCCTATCAAAGCTTCACTGCATCACTTAATTAAGGGTTAGTGTATTATTTGCTACATAAGGTTCCAGTGGGAAGGGAATGTGTAAATAATCTGTCTGTCTTGGGTGGAGACATATTGTAAGAAACAAAAGACCTTTTCTTGCACTGTATGAAATTCATCACAATTAtggtttgggccgagacagTGGCAGTCTGATAAGCTTCTCTGTATCTTTTATCATTCATATTTCCTTGCAGCtggaaaatgttaggcaacatttttacagaaatatacTATATACCTTATGGCCcacagaaaaaaatagtttttcaaTTTATACAAATCTTCCtgtttgattttatgtttttgccTGCATATATGAAAAGAtcaatgattttaaatttttgttgttttttggtcTACCTACAACTGCTTAGCCATCCATTTCTATGTTGCTTTTGGCCTGTTACATCAAATGATAGTGTtgcatgttttttaatttattttttttttaatttgaagaaAATCTGTACGATTTTATTATATCATTAATGTTGGTTTCTTGTCGATCAATTATTCAaacaatacctacatgtagcacagtCTCTTAAACAAAGTCAGTCTGTCAAAATCACGCGAATAAAAGACAAATTTAGTTTTCTAGTAAAGTCACATAATTCCTTGTACAGGTTCTTTTTTCCATGGTGTCAGGGTATTTcacaatgtacaaaaatttacCAAACAGACTGAGTTTAATGGGTGTCTGTAAAATACAAGTCCTGTGAATAAAGAACTCAATTAAATTTCTAATAAAGTCACAAAATTCCTTGGACATGTTCCTTGTAATCTTAGTTTAAGAGAtttgaaaatgtacacaaaattacGATACACTTTGAGCTCAAAGGATATCTGTAAAAATCACTTTTTCAatattgttttgcatgtttctgtTAGAGCAACTGCGGGAAAATGCAAGTGTTCGAGATCAGGAACCCAAGGGTGGTATAAGGAGGAGGAGAGGAGCCATGAAACAACAGAGAGTCCATGAAGTTAATGGACATGAATTCATAGCAAAGTTCTTCAGGCAGCCAACCTTCTGTTCAATCTGCACTGAATTTATCTGGTGAGATACCGAGTGTTTAACAATGGGTCACAtgaaatgtttcagttttattatatatgtgtggctttaaatgtacattttcttgttttacctATGCTATTGAAGGAGACATTAAATTGGGTTTAGGATTTAACCATAGAGTAAATAGTGTAAGTTTTTGTAGTTAGGGATGGAGTTAATGATTAACTTTTGTCTCCTAAGAATGTGTCAGTTCTTCATAGTTTCAAAGCCTGgtaatatgtatgcatgtatgttttttaatttacctCTTTAACATTGATGCTATGTTTTGTTCCAGGGGTTTAAACAAACAAGGCTACTGTTGCAAGTGTAAGTACGCTCCCACATATGCCTGTAACTTTTTCTGTAATTTGTGAATTGTACAGATATCAGTATTGTAAAAAGGGGCAATGGCACATGGTATGCTTTTCCTACTCACTGAAGGTTTTCATGTGATAAATACTTAAAAGAGAAATTTTATCACAGTGTGTGAATTGGAGTAAAAACACTTTGGGGAAATCATAGCCACTGTCCAAAAATAAATAGATTCCCGTGGAAAAGGAATCCAAATTTCTCTTCTCTTTTTCCTGTCAACAaatttttttgtggaaaaagaCCCACTACAATCTTCATTAAATTTTGGGATTTGTCATCTAAAATAGTTGATTGCCCCATTCTTACATCCCAGCACTTGTTTTTCAGTGTGTAGTTGTGcagtacacaaacggtgccatGATAAGATTCTCGGAAAATGTCCAGGCAGTGCCAAAGACAGTAGAGAAACAAAGGTATGCTGCTTAAAGCTATTGAATTATTGGTATCATTTCATTACCATTGACATGTTTACGTGTAAAGGTCAAGTAAAGTTGCAATAGTAGCCTTTTTGGTTTTCCAACCTGTCATTCTCTATCAACAACATCAAAGGTTCACATGTCAAGGttagattttgtacatgtaatgtcaacTTTTAATTTTCCTAAAACAACATATTATAGTTCATAATGTCACTTTGACAATATTCTTTTTGGTAATTTAATGCTTTGgtttttcatgaaatatgttttttaccCTTGTCAGATGCTGACTGAGCGGTTTAACATTAACATCCCCCACCGTTTCAAGGTCAACAACTATATGTCTCCCACATTTTGTGATCTTTGCGGATCATTGTTGGTGGGACTGTTCAGACAAGGTCTGAAGTGTGAAGGTAAACTGCTTTATCACAGTTGTAACATCTGCTATTCAGATTAGTCACACTGCTCGTAAAACATTTGGCATGCTAAACCTACAAGGATGTTTTCAAACACATTAGTTTAAACATATTAgttaaacatgtatgtttagtgGTGTGAGGGGagtgtaattctttaaccttttcacgTGTTTACAAactatttattcaagcatattttgaaggcattctgtattgactgataaaattatactttttgtgaaaccctgaaactggttAATCCAATCAGTGTAGTTTCACGCCCAAAATCAagctaaaaatgtgcataaattgcactgaaagttgctctttcaaatacgaaaaaagttgaggaattagggtatgtcagGAGATTCTACATTTACCTGGCAAAAGGTGGTAGCCAGGTTTACTCACTAGTGAAAAGTTGCTGCGATCACagcattaaaaacaaatgaaataattcacCACTTTTTCGTAGTGTGTGGTATCAACTGTCACAAGAGATGTGAGAAAAACATGGCAAACCTGTGTGGTGTAAATCAGAAGCTACTGGCAGATGCGCTGCAGCAGGTGCGGACAAGTTCAGGATCAGGAAGGCTGCCAAAACACCCTCCTTTGTCATCCACATCCTCATCTGCAGTAAGCAGTTCTTCACTTTATCAACTTTTGTCTTCTTGTGTACTTGGTATTGTACATGTTCAGCAACAGTAAACTGGATCCAACAGTACATGACTGAGCTAATGGAAGTACAGAATATATCACAAGCATTATGAGGCATTGCTCcattaatacatatttataagtGCTTGATTTTGCTTTTCACACTAAGTTTGTGTTTGTACTAtcactatgttttttttttttgtttttttgtttttttttgtattcactGGTGAAATAAAAGACATGTCATCTGACTGCTAAGAACtctggattttgatgaaaatgtaaAGCAAGTGAGAATATGAattgttaaaattgttaaaaaataaaagctaATAATGTCCTCTGATGACAAACCTCTGATGATATTTTCTGGGGAGGCTCTGCTTACTATTTGTGGGTTTTTCTGTTTCAGCCATTATTGGACGATGATGATGATTCAGAATGCTACGAGGAGATTTGGGCCAAACCAGATGCCCCTATCAACCCCCCAGAATACGACACACCAGCTTTTCCTCTTAGAAAATACAGTCCTAGTGACTTTGTGCTCTTAAAAGTTTTGGGCAAAGGAAGTTTTGGAAAGGTAAAGTTTTTATGATCCCAATTTGAAGTGTTTCACTTCTGTGTGTATCATTATGAGTATTTGTGCTTTTAAAGCTTGTATCTACAAAACTATGGTTTGTGTGTTTCTATGTTgctatgaaaaataaatgtctagtaaataaataaataaatatgtaaataatatatataaaataaagaataagtAAGTTAAAATCAGTCACTATGGACCTTTTTTCCAGCTTCTGTCTTCTTGCTGTGTTTTGGTTAAAATGACTGTAAATGATCAAAAATTTCTCCTTCAACAGTGGGAttgaaaagataaataaatgtcataaaatatatctGCTTAATCTGGTACTGAAACGTTttttccaataggatatcatcctatctttcaaacaaacctagaaaaaaaacacatttctaagatcaatatAATTCTCAAAATCATGTGAAATGAGTAACTTTGTCAGggacaaattttaggtcatttacagtgttGATATTGAATTGTGAAAAGTACGGACTGAGAGCATACAGAAGTAAATATTCAGAGACTGCCTGTAGGTCAAGATGTTTGTTTCCATCTTGGCTGTGCATGTAACTATTGTAATAATAGTTTTCGTATATATTATCTATAATTCTTGCATCTAAAAGTGATTGGTCTTATTTTGTTGCGCAGGTTATGTTAGCGGAACTCAAAGGACATGGGAAGTATTTTGCCATCAAAGCCCTGAAGAAGGATGTAGTTCTGGAGGATGATGACGTTGAGTGTACAATGATAGAGAAGCGAGTGTTAGCACTGGGCTGTAAGCATCCATACCTCACCCACCTCCACAGCACCTTCCAGTCACTGGTAAGTAGTTTACACTAATCCTAATACTTCAAAGAAGTCTTCAGTCGCTTCAAACTTCACACATATTTGCTGTTGGAATTGTTAAGATGCACCGCCTGGGAATGCATTTTGTCTcggtctgtttgtctgtgtgtttttgCCTTTAAATTTGTTTCTGCGTGATATCTATGTTAAAACTTCACAGATTCATCATAAATTTGTATTGGGacaacatacattttgtttatatttactgTTTTTCATGGTGGATGCATAATAAACATTGTTGACAGTACACCTGTTTTATTCCTTGCTTTGATAGTTCATTCTGCCCTGACAGGTGTAGTTTGAGGTTCTTAAGTACTGTTAGCTTTGGCGACTCTTTTGCAAACTCTTATCAAACTCCCAGCAAACGTCTATTTCCTGCATGTAGGTCATCATAGTAACACCACATTAAAGAAACACCAGAAACAAGcatattgtaacattgtaacattttgtacAATCAAGCATTGATGTAAGACTGGCTCGAGAttctgcttcacactagcgccacctaaAAGGACTAAAAAATATCCTTTGCCGCTTGCCCATTAATATACCTGCATCAGTTTTTCACACCCATTGAAGTGAAAAGATAGATGATTGTTAAGAGTGATTATTGGTTTGTCAGCAGACATCTTCTAAAAAATAACCTTTTTTGGGTGTCTTCGTGAGACAGCtcaagagaaaaaatattttgacagtgAATTTTATCCATATCAATCAGTGCTGAGTTGCAAATGTGAAATCATTATAGTGACTTAACTGACTTATGTCCCTTCAGAGTCATTTGTTCTTTGTGATGGAGTACCTGAATGGTGGAGATCTGATGTTTCACATACAGACAGCCGGAATGTTTGACCTGAAGCGTGCAACGTGAGTCTGCTAATAAACTGCTccataaatatcaaatatatatcCCTTATCATACAATTACTCGGTTCTTTGGGTAGTGACTTTTTGTGTTGTGGACCATACAGTGTGTACTGCTGTtaactaggttatctcccttggttgatatatctttttattgataactCAGCCTTCTGCATTTAATTAACGTGTTTTCAGCGAGATAACTTTGTTACACAGTAATAAGATTAAAAACTATATAGAGTCATATATGTCAGTATTCTGTCACTGAATAACTGTGTAGTTCATAAAATGATGTGAAATCTGGCACAAGCTTGGGGTGATTATTACGAAACGAGAAATATTAGTTGACGAAACTGTGGTTCAGCATGTAGAagatatacttacatgtacttgtatcaagGGGAAATTGTTGCGCATTGTTCAAGAGTCCATTGCAGAAAAAAGGACACTAGTAAATCTAATAGTGCTGGAAGAAAGATACTGCCTTGTTTTTCTACAAACACGACTgaaatgtaacatttacatttctaGGTTTAGGTAaagaggggagacaactcacagaattttttaaaaaaattttgttaaaaccattttttaatttttttttttttttttttccctgttaaGAGCTGGATTGAAATGTTTTGGACAGTGACCTTTGAGTTTGTCTgaatctgtatatatatgtatgtaacctTTCAGCCACTGACTGATATGGTTTTTATGTAGATGTGTCTGTTGGGCATGTGGTGGTCTTGCATTATTTAAATTATGTTGACTGATACTGAGTTGAAAAGCAAAATCGGTTGTAGGTTTCTAGCCAATTTATTGTGCCATCGTTCTGTAGCTGCAACATACCTCAATActttttatacacatatatttccTCTCTCCTTATTTTCAGGTTTTATGCATCTGAGATTTTATTGGGCCTTCAATTCCTTCATTCTAAAGGAATAATTTACAGGTATTTGCCTCTTCTCTTAAAGAAATTGTTCTGACTGTTTACATGTTCACACATTTTGTAAGAATAAATGTCTGCAATTACCCATTGAAATACCTTTGAAGATAAAAATACTAAAGCTGGGAGCAGAGCACAGTAAACATAATGCCACTGTATCACAATTCTAGAACATTTCGTGGTCATATTTGCAGGACGAGTGTGTGGATCATATGAAGTCATTTAGTAGGGccttaaatttaatgttggtgtaaatataaacattttttcctTGCAGAGATTTGAAGTTAGACAATGTTTTATTGGACAAGGATGGACACATAAAGATAGCAGATTTTGGGATGTGCAAAGAAAACATATACGGAGAGAATAAAGCAACAACCTTTTGCGGTACTCCAGATTATATAGCTCCAGAGGTAAGACAActgaagtgttttgtacattatggtGCGGTATTGTACAAGTCCAAGTTGTGTTGAGAATGCGTATTGGACAGGATGTTTGTTTGGTACCATCCGACTGATGTCATCAGACCACATTTATAGCTATATAATAATACACTATCTTTATACATAGCACAGTAAGCTATTTGTCTAAATCTTGAGTTGCGTCACCCTGACATCTGTGCTCATgccagcagacaaaaaagattCAGTGTTGATACTCTGTACAGATAAAGAGTgcatcaaaagtaagttccccctaAAACTCTGTTGAacatttaccaagatatttgcaCAGTTGTTGTAGAATTTTGCACACAGTATTTCAGTAATGAAGTCAACACACTGTAGCAAGGATTACCCTGTTGATACAGATGTGCAAATGCATCACCGGTCAAATTgggaaaattttacaaacagattgAAGATAATTTTGACTGTTTTGCACAATAACACGAagggatgttccatcattgatgtGCTGTGTGCATTTTAAATACCATACATTGCAGATTTCATGACTTAgtgttttgtgtattaaaatcagcgtaaagtaaatgttaagggtggtatctcaaaaagtattgcATATTTTGGGCTGAAGTTTGCATACTTATTACagaaaattaccaaattcctgacttcAGTACTTTcatatgtattgagctgaagttttgcattcatgcgTTTCCTGCAGATGAGGCCGTTTGGTAGCCTTGTTAGCCAATATAAGTTTATGCATTATCAATACACTATGTGTACAATGGTGGCATTTCTCCTAACAGTCCAAATAATGTGATAGAGGTGCCGTTTCCATCcaaacatgtttaaatatcAATTtccatatatttgattgatatgaATATGATTAAATATATGCCTCTAAACATACTGATTTAATTGTTtgtaatttatataatttatgtaatattattaTGTAGATCATCACTTGTGATACATTTACTtagataaaaatattaataattccAGTTATTGTGATGAGGTGTGGTAAATCTCTATGATGCTTGTTTTGTCTTCTTTCAGATTTTACGTAACGCAAAGTATAACCACTCTGTGGACTGGTGGTCATTTGGGGTATTGCTATACGAGATGCTGATTGGACAGTCACCGTTTCACGGAGATGATGAGGATGACCTGTTCCAGTCTATCCTTCACCAAACACCTCAGTACCCACGGTCATTATCTCGGGAAGCTGCTTCATGTCTTAGTCTGGTAAGGACACCATTCACACTTGGATTCTTCTCTTCAGTGTATAGAAGAACTTTTTTCATGCTTTCTACTGGTTTTAAGTTATAAACAAgtaacatgtaaaataatattgaaagtTGAGCAATCTTGATTTAATAGTTTGTGCTTTCAAAAATCACTCTTGAAAAGCATGCCATTAGTAGTGTTTTCCCCAGTTTTGTCCACATACCTGCCTACAGGAtgagtgacaacacacacacactgataatGATTACTTGCATTGCCCCAATATCGTGGTGGGTATCCCCCGGTCTCttctcggttttctcccaccataatgctggccgttgtcgcaTAAgcgaaatagtcttgagtacggcataaaacaccaatcaggtaaataagtaaatcattgCCTCAATATACACCTGTAGGTGATTGATGATTCACGGATTTCTCTCCTTTTTTCTGCAGAAGATGAATTGTTCTGTGGCTTCACTGTTGTTTCGCTGTTATTCATCACTTTAATGTGATACTTCAGGAGAAATATGCTTGTTAATATTTGAAGTATCTGGTTGTAGTTGTTTGAGCGAAATCCCACTGAGAGGTTAGGTATGCCTAATTGCCCTGCTGGGCCAATCCGGTCACATGCTTTCTTTGCCAAAGTGGATTGGGACAAATTGGAGAACAGGGAAGTGGATCCTCCCTTCAAGCCACGGGTGGTAAGTCTTTTCTGCCGCTGTGGCCGATATATCCATTTTAATATGGCATCATACTTTCCTTGTTTGTCCATTAATGTTGCAGAAACTACACTCTGAATTCAAAGATTTTATGTTAATGCCGACTCCATAAACGTATCCTGTTGTACATCATAGAGGACATGCAGGTCCCACTTTTACAATACgtcataaattaatttttcatgaCTTTCCTCTAGCAAATCATGTCGTCTTAATTTCACCATAAGCCCTCCTTTATTAAATTGCCTGAACCATTTCCTATATTTGCCTATTTTCAGGGTTAAAGGTAATATAATTTTGTAGGAATGAATACTTTGAGCCtgtaatttttatttccaaTATAACAATTGGTTACTGTTGTAAACCCTGCATCACAGCAATGAGATAAATGGCTACTTCAAAGAATcttacatttatatgaatattAAGGTAGTATCATACACATAATAGACCTTTGTTATGTTATGATCAATCTTTGGCCTGTGTTAATGATACTTCAATTCTGTTGTAGAAATCACCAAGTGATGTGTCTAACTTTGACAAGGACTTTACAATGGAGAAGCCTCAGCTTAGCCATTCTGACAAAGACTACCTGAAAACAATGAACCAATCAGTGTTTAAGGGTTTCAGCTTTACCAACCCAACCATGTGAGCGTGAGAAAGGCAGGGGCAGGGCTGGTCAACAGAAATGTCCTGCTTTTTGCTGAATCCCCATGGTCTAAGCTTTATGAACTTTATGATCACCATTGTACCATTTAATGTAGGATTTCTCTTCTCTAAGTGCAAGAATGTTATAAACAAAGTCTAATCACTCCttatgatacacatgtatagtatttAAGCCCATATTTTCCACCTTCAgttgtatatttaattattattcgCATAATTTTGTCATCACTGAATGGTTCTTAAGAGTTGCACCTTCATAATcagaagacatgtacatgtactgttggtatagtgtaaattttcaaccttttcaaccactataatatatatagtgttcataaaactgtgcagattatttctctacaactcatacttttcaaaatattggtcacattggtggttgaaaaggctgaagaattagggtacatttaCGGATATCTCCCATTGGCTGTCTTGTTATATTTATCATATTCAGTCAGTAGtagttttaacttttcataaatTTAGTTATTAAAGTCTTCAGGGCTTCAACTGTGCCCTATATATGTCCTACATTTTTAGCTCTCTCCTATATTTTCCTAAGGAAAGGACAAATATGCAGTAAAGTGGCCAACTGAATTATTGGTGCTTTTTTCAGGGCCTTTATGCAGCCTTTGGACTCTTTGGCTTTTGGGTTTAGATAAATATCAGTATGTGTAGTTCTGATGCTTGCACCTGAAAAAGTTAAGGCTTCAGTCACCAGAAAGGTCATAAAACTTGGCCTCGTCTTTTAGGCTGACATAGTACCATTGTGAAACATTAAACAGTCCTCTGTAGGGCTGGAATAGTAATTCGGGACATGCAATATGTAAAGGACAAAGATTCAGTTTATCCAGGCGTAGTATAATTTGAGATTTCTTTAAAGTTGTGTATGTAAACAGGGTTTCCAGGGTCTTGAACCCTTGTCTGTTGGGCAGAGATATGTGTGGTAGTTCCATGACTTCAGTCACTCAAATTTATGATATTCCTTCAGCCTGAGTACTTTAAATGTGTCCTTATTCGGTCTTTATGTCCTATACTTGTCCTGTATTTCTCTGATAAGCATTCTATATTTAGTTCTGTATTTTGTCTGGTAATCAGTGGAAGCCCTGAATttcacaatgttaacatttgatttatgtgtCTGATTCATTTTCCCAAGAGTTTCATTAAAAGTTTTGGGAGTACATAaagatgtatatgtgtatatgcctATACCCATTATTAGAACAGTGTTCTAATGATGTTAAGGAAGCATATTTCAGGAACTAATGTATTATTTAAGTTTATTAGATTTATAATTTGTTACTGGTATATAAAAGTACGTGTTTATCTATATGTACAAAAGTGAATGTTACATTTGCAAATACTGAATTGGCTATCGAGTTGTATAGTTTTGCTCCTCAGAGTTTCTGTTTCCACTATCCCCACAGGACCGTAAATGTTAGTTATCTAAATCTTTAAAAAACACTTTGGTGGGTAGAGAGGGTGGTTGCTttggattttaaaatttttttggcTAAAGCCTGAAGATAATGATTAagcaaacaaaaatcaaaatgtatatgtacatggatattgAATGT
Above is a window of Liolophura sinensis isolate JHLJ2023 chromosome 7, CUHK_Ljap_v2, whole genome shotgun sequence DNA encoding:
- the LOC135469657 gene encoding protein kinase C delta type-like isoform X2 — protein: MPGVGFIRVKLLQVEKGEGMVTAPGEVFDPYVAVNVKEAINSPGRGLQLVQKKRTIYPEWNTCFDSHLYDGRVIQMIVMERPNKFIADISIGARVLAEKCQNGGVATVWLDLKPAGRIEVQIRFFSEDMEQLRENASVRDQEPKGGIRRRRGAMKQQRVHEVNGHEFIAKFFRQPTFCSICTEFIWGLNKQGYCCKLCSCAVHKRCHDKILGKCPGSAKDSRETKMLTERFNINIPHRFKVNNYMSPTFCDLCGSLLVGLFRQGLKCEVCGINCHKRCEKNMANLCGVNQKLLADALQQVRTSSGSGRLPKHPPLSSTSSSAPLLDDDDDSECYEEIWAKPDAPINPPEYDTPAFPLRKYSPSDFVLLKVLGKGSFGKVMLAELKGHGKYFAIKALKKDVVLEDDDVECTMIEKRVLALGCKHPYLTHLHSTFQSLSHLFFVMEYLNGGDLMFHIQTAGMFDLKRATFYASEILLGLQFLHSKGIIYRDLKLDNVLLDKDGHIKIADFGMCKENIYGENKATTFCGTPDYIAPEILRNAKYNHSVDWWSFGVLLYEMLIGQSPFHGDDEDDLFQSILHQTPQYPRSLSREAASCLSLLFERNPTERLGMPNCPAGPIRSHAFFAKVDWDKLENREVDPPFKPRVKSPSDVSNFDKDFTMEKPQLSHSDKDYLKTMNQSVFKGFSFTNPTM
- the LOC135469657 gene encoding protein kinase C delta type-like isoform X1; translated protein: MPGVGFIRVKLLQVEKGEGMVTAPGEVFDPYVAVNVKEAINSPGRGLQLVQKKRTIYPEWNTCFDSHLYDGRVIQMIVMERPNKFIADISIGARVLAEKCQNGGVATVWLDLKPAGRIEVQIRFFSEDMEADSFEGKKTAKEQLRENASVRDQEPKGGIRRRRGAMKQQRVHEVNGHEFIAKFFRQPTFCSICTEFIWGLNKQGYCCKLCSCAVHKRCHDKILGKCPGSAKDSRETKMLTERFNINIPHRFKVNNYMSPTFCDLCGSLLVGLFRQGLKCEVCGINCHKRCEKNMANLCGVNQKLLADALQQVRTSSGSGRLPKHPPLSSTSSSAPLLDDDDDSECYEEIWAKPDAPINPPEYDTPAFPLRKYSPSDFVLLKVLGKGSFGKVMLAELKGHGKYFAIKALKKDVVLEDDDVECTMIEKRVLALGCKHPYLTHLHSTFQSLSHLFFVMEYLNGGDLMFHIQTAGMFDLKRATFYASEILLGLQFLHSKGIIYRDLKLDNVLLDKDGHIKIADFGMCKENIYGENKATTFCGTPDYIAPEILRNAKYNHSVDWWSFGVLLYEMLIGQSPFHGDDEDDLFQSILHQTPQYPRSLSREAASCLSLLFERNPTERLGMPNCPAGPIRSHAFFAKVDWDKLENREVDPPFKPRVKSPSDVSNFDKDFTMEKPQLSHSDKDYLKTMNQSVFKGFSFTNPTM